One Acidobacteriota bacterium DNA window includes the following coding sequences:
- a CDS encoding pyrroloquinoline quinone-dependent dehydrogenase — MRRTIFLLLLISFGLLSIADAQKKKTSVDWPAYGRDAKGSRFSPLDQIKRDNVAKLQIAWTYHTGAEDVKAAGARNAAFESTPILVDGVLYLTTPYSRVIALDPATGKERWTFDPQVSLERRYSEQTSRGVSTWPATSDKRKAARRIFVATLDARLIALDAGSGKPFSDFGESGQVDLKRDVRFGTYNGYQNYQVTSPPAVIGDLVVVGSAIGDNGGVEMERGVVRAYDALTGKLRWSFDPIPTADKDPARKTWEGESSVKTGAANAWSIISADAERDLVFIPTSSPSPDFYGGERKGDNRYANSVVAIKASTGKVVWHFQIVHHDLWDYDVPAQPMLINLKRQGKEIPAVVIGTKMGMLFVLDRRDGKPVFPIEERTVPKSDVPGEQASATQPFPKLPRPLVPHQLKAEDAWGLTDKDREYCREKIASLRNEGIYTPPSLKGTLAIPGNVGGMNWSGMSFDPVRNLLFVNTNVLPFEVKLIPRDEFNKMRETGATNRVKGEFGRQTGTPYAMYREPLMSPTGTPCIPPPWGKLTAVDMATGEVRWDVPLGRIPQLALLGDKAAEYGSINLGGSMVTAGELVFIGAAMDDKLRAFDAESGKQIWEGKLPASAQAAPMTYSVDGKQFVVICAGGHGKLGTKRGDSVVAFALP; from the coding sequence ATGCGCCGCACAATTTTTCTACTGCTGCTGATCAGTTTTGGATTGCTCAGCATTGCCGATGCTCAAAAGAAAAAGACTTCCGTGGATTGGCCCGCCTATGGCCGAGATGCTAAAGGTTCACGGTTTTCGCCGCTCGATCAGATCAAACGCGACAACGTCGCCAAACTTCAGATTGCGTGGACATACCACACTGGTGCGGAAGACGTGAAAGCGGCTGGCGCTCGAAACGCCGCGTTTGAATCCACGCCGATTCTGGTGGACGGGGTGTTGTATCTGACGACGCCGTACAGCCGAGTGATTGCGCTCGACCCGGCGACGGGCAAGGAACGCTGGACGTTTGATCCGCAAGTGTCGCTCGAACGCAGATATTCGGAGCAAACTTCGCGTGGAGTTTCGACGTGGCCCGCGACGAGTGATAAACGAAAAGCCGCGCGGCGGATTTTTGTCGCGACGCTGGATGCACGATTGATTGCGCTGGACGCTGGCAGCGGCAAACCATTTTCGGACTTTGGCGAAAGCGGCCAGGTTGATTTGAAGCGCGACGTGCGATTCGGAACGTACAATGGCTATCAAAATTATCAGGTAACTTCGCCTCCGGCGGTGATTGGCGATCTGGTTGTTGTCGGCTCCGCCATTGGCGATAACGGCGGCGTGGAAATGGAACGCGGCGTCGTGCGCGCTTACGACGCGTTGACCGGCAAGCTGCGCTGGAGTTTTGACCCAATTCCGACCGCCGACAAAGACCCTGCGCGCAAAACTTGGGAAGGAGAAAGTTCAGTCAAAACCGGTGCCGCCAACGCCTGGTCCATCATTTCCGCCGATGCCGAGCGCGATCTGGTGTTCATTCCCACCAGCAGTCCCAGCCCGGATTTTTACGGCGGCGAACGCAAAGGCGACAACCGCTACGCCAACTCGGTGGTGGCGATCAAAGCTTCCACGGGCAAAGTCGTCTGGCATTTTCAGATCGTGCATCACGATTTGTGGGATTACGACGTGCCCGCGCAACCAATGCTGATCAACCTGAAACGACAAGGCAAAGAGATTCCCGCCGTCGTCATTGGCACAAAGATGGGAATGCTGTTTGTGCTGGATCGTCGCGATGGCAAACCCGTCTTCCCGATTGAAGAACGCACAGTCCCAAAAAGCGATGTTCCGGGGGAACAGGCCTCTGCGACCCAGCCGTTTCCGAAACTGCCGCGCCCGTTGGTCCCGCATCAATTGAAAGCCGAAGATGCCTGGGGACTGACCGATAAAGATCGTGAGTATTGCCGTGAAAAGATCGCCAGCTTGAGGAATGAAGGCATTTACACACCGCCGAGTTTGAAAGGCACGCTGGCAATTCCGGGCAATGTCGGCGGAATGAATTGGAGCGGAATGTCGTTCGATCCCGTGCGCAATCTATTGTTCGTCAACACGAACGTCTTGCCGTTTGAAGTGAAACTGATTCCGCGCGACGAATTCAACAAAATGCGCGAAACCGGCGCGACCAATCGCGTCAAAGGCGAATTCGGGCGACAAACCGGAACGCCGTACGCGATGTACCGCGAACCGCTGATGTCGCCGACCGGCACGCCGTGCATTCCTCCACCGTGGGGAAAGCTGACCGCAGTGGATATGGCGACGGGCGAAGTTCGTTGGGATGTGCCGCTGGGACGAATTCCGCAACTGGCGTTGTTGGGCGACAAAGCCGCCGAATACGGTTCGATCAATTTGGGCGGTTCGATGGTGACGGCTGGCGAGTTGGTGTTCATCGGCGCCGCGATGGATGACAAATTGCGCGCCTTCGACGCGGAATCCGGGAAACAGATTTGGGAGGGAAAACTTCCGGCCAGCGCACAAGCCGCGCCGATGACTTATTCCGTTGACGGCAAACAATTCGTGGTGATTTGCGCCGGAGGTCACGGCAAGTTGGGAACGAAACGCGGCGATTCGGTCGTGGCGTTTGCCTTGCCGTAA
- a CDS encoding GMC family oxidoreductase, with the protein MQIKKQAKVYDVVVIGSGASGGMAAWNLTQQGVNVLLLDAGGRFDRSTFWTHVFPYEARERRARGEKPPEFYLSRTEQPVLTPPGQPFDLIRVWGIGGKTNVWGRVSLRYSDVDFKVNDGYGIPWPIEYKDIKPYYDKVDQLIGVNGGDEDLDVLPGSKFHMPPPRPRCGEMILKKSAASVGIQIIPGRRAVLTRNHNGWPACHYCGRCGSGCDTGSFFNSADHLIPVATKTGKLEIRTNAVVARILTDKEGRASGVQYFDRHTKAETQVRARVVVLGASAIDSTRILLNSKSAIYPNGIGNTSDVIGKYLCEQFRFHARAFLPQLFDQETSNDDGIGGEHIYMPRFNHRDGRKRDYARGFGMQFWGIGCQAGAGWAKGLTGFGADLKADVRKRYPSWVELHPYGEVPPRAENRVEVDENHRDKYGVPLPKLVMKYGDNEMKMMQEMYDTAEQILRAAKAEIFQFNRGDYDIPGTAIHEHGTCRMGSDPKTSALNRFNQMHAVKNLFVVDGSSFPSATEKNPTLTILAIAWRATDYLAEEMKKGSL; encoded by the coding sequence ATGCAAATCAAAAAGCAGGCGAAAGTCTACGATGTGGTTGTCATTGGTTCGGGAGCTTCGGGCGGAATGGCAGCCTGGAACCTGACACAGCAAGGCGTCAACGTTCTGCTGCTGGACGCCGGTGGTCGCTTTGACCGCTCAACATTCTGGACACACGTGTTTCCTTACGAAGCTCGCGAACGTCGCGCGCGCGGTGAAAAACCGCCGGAATTTTACCTGAGCAGAACCGAGCAGCCGGTGCTGACTCCGCCAGGACAACCGTTTGATTTGATCCGGGTTTGGGGTATCGGAGGCAAGACCAACGTTTGGGGCCGCGTTTCGTTGCGCTATTCCGACGTGGATTTCAAAGTCAACGACGGGTATGGCATTCCCTGGCCGATTGAATACAAAGACATCAAACCGTATTACGATAAAGTTGACCAACTGATCGGCGTCAACGGCGGCGACGAAGATTTGGACGTGCTGCCCGGCAGCAAATTCCACATGCCACCGCCACGTCCGCGATGCGGCGAGATGATTTTGAAAAAATCCGCTGCCAGTGTCGGCATTCAAATCATTCCCGGTCGCCGCGCAGTGTTGACGCGCAATCACAACGGTTGGCCGGCGTGTCATTACTGCGGACGCTGCGGTTCGGGGTGCGATACGGGAAGCTTTTTCAATTCCGCCGATCATCTGATCCCTGTTGCCACCAAAACCGGCAAACTGGAAATTCGCACCAACGCCGTCGTCGCACGCATTTTGACCGACAAAGAAGGCAGGGCGAGCGGCGTACAGTATTTTGACCGTCACACCAAAGCCGAAACACAGGTTCGCGCGCGCGTCGTAGTGCTGGGCGCTTCGGCGATTGATTCGACGCGGATTTTACTGAATTCCAAATCAGCGATTTACCCGAATGGCATTGGCAACACGTCGGACGTAATTGGCAAATATCTGTGCGAACAGTTCCGCTTTCACGCGCGCGCTTTTCTGCCGCAACTCTTCGATCAAGAAACTTCAAACGACGATGGCATCGGCGGCGAACATATTTACATGCCTCGGTTCAATCATCGCGACGGACGCAAGCGCGATTACGCGCGTGGCTTCGGCATGCAGTTCTGGGGCATTGGTTGTCAGGCGGGCGCAGGCTGGGCCAAAGGCTTGACGGGTTTTGGCGCGGATCTGAAAGCTGATGTTCGCAAACGCTACCCTTCGTGGGTTGAGCTTCATCCTTACGGCGAAGTTCCTCCGCGGGCGGAAAACCGCGTCGAAGTTGACGAAAACCACCGCGATAAATACGGCGTGCCGCTGCCAAAATTGGTGATGAAGTACGGCGACAACGAAATGAAGATGATGCAGGAAATGTACGACACTGCCGAACAAATTCTGCGCGCGGCCAAAGCCGAAATCTTCCAATTCAATCGCGGCGATTACGACATCCCCGGCACAGCCATTCACGAACATGGAACCTGTCGCATGGGCAGCGATCCGAAAACGTCAGCGCTGAATCGCTTCAACCAAATGCACGCAGTCAAGAATCTTTTCGTCGTGGATGGCAGTTCCTTCCCATCCGCCACGGAAAAGAACCCGACGCTGACCATTCTGGCCATCGCCTGGCGCGCGACTGATTATTTGGCTGAGGAGATGAAGAAAGGCTCTCTGTAG